The Pseudanabaena galeata CCNP1313 genome includes a region encoding these proteins:
- a CDS encoding DUF433 domain-containing protein, whose protein sequence is MNELLTRITFDSKIMGGRACIRGMRVTVSLVLSLIANGLTTTEILEEYPDLEPEDIRASLLYAAFLANEEVRSFAGISA, encoded by the coding sequence ATGAATGAACTGCTAACTCGAATCACGTTTGATTCAAAAATTATGGGCGGTCGGGCTTGCATTCGAGGAATGCGGGTTACTGTGTCGCTTGTGTTGAGTCTGATTGCTAATGGTTTGACAACTACCGAAATATTAGAAGAATATCCAGATCTTGAGCCTGAAGATATTAGGGCAAGTCTTTTGTATGCTGCCTTTTTAGCAAATGAAGAGGTGCGTAGTTTTGCGGGGATTAGTGCATGA
- a CDS encoding DUF5615 family PIN-like protein yields the protein MRFIADMGVSQTVVRSLQSLGYDAVHLRDQGLQRLPDALILDKARLEERIVLTFDLDFGDLMAASKENLPSVVIFRLKNTSPKFVWDKLQSIIAECADELKTGAIVVVTDERYRVRRLPIS from the coding sequence ATGAGGTTTATTGCCGATATGGGCGTTTCGCAAACAGTAGTGCGATCGCTTCAATCGTTAGGCTATGATGCCGTTCACCTGCGAGATCAGGGTTTGCAACGTCTACCTGATGCGTTAATTCTAGACAAGGCAAGATTAGAAGAGCGAATTGTTTTAACTTTTGATCTTGATTTTGGTGATTTGATGGCGGCTAGTAAGGAAAATTTGCCAAGTGTTGTTATATTTCGCTTGAAAAATACATCACCGAAATTTGTTTGGGACAAGCTACAAAGCATTATTGCTGAATGTGCTGATGAGTTGAAGACAGGGGCTATTGTGGTGGTTACCGATGAACGTTATCGAGTTAGACGATTGCCAATCTCATGA
- a CDS encoding TIGR04255 family protein, whose amino-acid sequence MGELLTKQPLVEALCELKFSPSDKWDTDIPELFYNQVKDEFPEYTTLNPVSFQVAVGGQTIDMPEQTKALSRLQIRNKDNSVVVQIGADLLVVNHLQPYTSWESFKDLILRMGSKYVELIGEVKLERVGLRYINHISPPEGRFDIEQFLSVFPILPSPLNLDLAGFSQVYEFQHVQPKAILKHQTGVVQRVDGKLVLLLDLDFISQKIESIESSDKMFDLSSWLQNWLNEAHDCVENAFIASLNPDYYESLR is encoded by the coding sequence ATGGGTGAACTACTAACTAAACAACCACTCGTAGAGGCTCTTTGCGAGTTAAAGTTTAGTCCCTCAGATAAGTGGGACACAGATATCCCTGAACTTTTTTATAACCAAGTAAAAGATGAATTCCCAGAGTATACAACACTTAATCCAGTTAGTTTTCAGGTTGCTGTTGGGGGGCAAACTATTGATATGCCAGAGCAAACTAAAGCATTGTCAAGATTGCAAATTAGGAATAAAGACAACTCTGTAGTAGTACAAATTGGTGCAGACTTATTAGTAGTAAATCATCTGCAACCATATACAAGTTGGGAAAGTTTTAAAGATTTAATACTTAGGATGGGTAGTAAGTATGTCGAACTGATTGGAGAAGTCAAACTTGAGAGGGTGGGACTTCGTTATATCAATCATATTTCTCCTCCCGAAGGTCGATTTGATATTGAGCAATTCTTATCAGTTTTTCCTATATTGCCTAGCCCTTTAAATCTTGACTTAGCTGGTTTTAGCCAAGTTTATGAATTTCAGCATGTACAACCCAAAGCAATTTTGAAACACCAAACAGGGGTTGTTCAAAGGGTTGATGGTAAGCTAGTGTTACTACTAGATTTAGACTTTATTTCTCAAAAAATTGAGTCTATTGAGTCCAGTGATAAAATGTTTGATCTATCTAGTTGGCTTCAAAATTGGCTTAATGAAGCGCATGATTGTGTTGAAAACGCTTTTATCGCATCTCTCAATCCAGACTATTATGAGTCTCTAAGATAG
- a CDS encoding MBOAT family O-acyltransferase: MDFLSLQFSQFLAGIKMDFLSLDYAQFLIVTTIVYWLLPNVQARLLVILTASLMFYSFIQRQYVWLLLVMLAVNFWLGGEIRKGDKFLKQWLLFVGIFFNVLLLFGFKYIPFVATAIGNITGLPVGSSLAIWAKANIVPPITLSFFVFELIAYLIDTYRGNSPAKDFLHFAAYKLFFAKLLSGPITRYQEFAPQLVTRSRPVLPDIAEGIWLFACGAVKKGIIADNMARLVDLTFRNTERAGSVELWLALFAYGIQIYCDFSGYIDMARGSALLLGFKLPQNFDFPYFSASISDFWRRWHMTLGAWMRNYLYIPLGGSRGGLWRTCLNLMIIMLVVGIWHGANWGFIIWGVWHGAALVVHRLWMEVCSVFEGLHKIWKPIPMQILAIVITQLVVFLGWIPFRLPNLADTNMFLQRLWGYESDPQFGVKIYVESLGITVGQISLLMFAIVLLSLIAYRCDRAKWQLNWQVKLFLVPVSLFLVSILSPDKKLPFIYFDF; the protein is encoded by the coding sequence ATGGATTTTCTATCCCTCCAGTTTTCTCAGTTTTTGGCTGGCATAAAAATGGATTTTTTATCCCTTGATTATGCTCAATTCCTGATTGTCACAACGATTGTTTATTGGCTCTTACCAAATGTGCAAGCACGCTTGTTAGTTATTTTGACAGCAAGCTTAATGTTTTATTCATTTATTCAGAGGCAATATGTTTGGCTGTTGCTAGTGATGTTGGCAGTTAATTTCTGGCTAGGAGGAGAAATTCGCAAAGGAGATAAATTCCTGAAGCAGTGGCTGCTGTTTGTGGGGATATTTTTTAATGTGCTACTGCTATTTGGGTTTAAGTACATTCCTTTTGTCGCAACGGCGATCGGCAATATTACGGGTTTACCAGTGGGGAGTTCGCTAGCAATCTGGGCGAAGGCAAACATCGTACCGCCGATCACCCTTAGTTTTTTTGTGTTTGAGTTAATTGCTTATCTGATCGATACCTATCGCGGTAATAGCCCCGCCAAGGATTTTCTCCACTTTGCCGCTTATAAGTTATTTTTTGCCAAACTTCTATCTGGTCCCATTACCCGCTATCAAGAATTTGCACCGCAACTAGTCACGCGATCGCGTCCCGTCTTACCTGATATCGCTGAAGGTATCTGGCTATTTGCCTGTGGAGCCGTCAAAAAAGGGATCATCGCCGACAATATGGCGCGACTGGTCGATCTCACTTTTCGGAATACTGAACGTGCAGGCAGTGTGGAGCTATGGCTAGCTTTATTTGCCTATGGTATTCAGATTTATTGTGACTTTAGCGGCTATATCGATATGGCGAGAGGTAGCGCTTTGTTACTTGGTTTTAAGCTACCTCAAAATTTTGATTTCCCCTATTTCTCTGCGAGCATCTCTGATTTTTGGCGACGTTGGCACATGACCCTCGGCGCATGGATGAGAAATTATCTCTATATCCCCCTCGGTGGTTCTAGGGGTGGGCTTTGGCGCACTTGCCTAAATTTGATGATTATTATGCTCGTTGTAGGCATTTGGCACGGCGCAAACTGGGGCTTCATTATTTGGGGTGTCTGGCATGGTGCGGCGCTAGTAGTCCATCGCCTCTGGATGGAGGTTTGCAGCGTATTTGAAGGGTTACATAAAATCTGGAAACCTATACCAATGCAGATTTTGGCAATTGTGATCACGCAGTTAGTGGTCTTTTTAGGCTGGATTCCCTTCCGTTTGCCAAATTTAGCCGATACCAATATGTTTTTACAAAGGCTTTGGGGCTACGAGAGCGATCCTCAGTTTGGCGTAAAAATCTATGTGGAATCCCTTGGTATTACGGTGGGGCAAATCTCGTTATTAATGTTTGCGATAGTTCTGTTGTCACTGATTGCCTATCGCTGCGATCGCGCCAAGTGGCAATTAAATTGGCAAGTAAAGTTATTCCTAGTCCCCGTTAGCCTTTTTCTAGTTAGCATCCTCAGTCCCGATAAGAAATTACCCTTTATCTACTTTGATTTTTAG
- a CDS encoding DUF1830 domain-containing protein → MSIFDPLPADLQDKIIVCSYVNATSKIQIARITNVPQWYFERVVFPGQNLIFEAIASAHVEIHTGMMASSILSDTIPCVQLQVEEASSTLPSWVPIKSLDDNPLDDPSVLLNLPEPEVVS, encoded by the coding sequence ATGTCCATATTTGATCCATTACCTGCTGATTTGCAAGACAAAATAATTGTCTGCTCCTATGTAAATGCCACTAGCAAAATCCAAATAGCGCGGATTACTAATGTCCCCCAGTGGTATTTCGAGCGGGTTGTGTTCCCTGGTCAAAATCTCATCTTTGAAGCGATCGCCTCGGCTCATGTTGAGATTCATACAGGCATGATGGCAAGCTCCATACTTTCGGATACAATTCCCTGTGTCCAATTACAGGTAGAAGAAGCTAGCTCCACCTTACCAAGCTGGGTTCCGATCAAGTCACTTGACGACAACCCCCTTGATGATCCTTCGGTGCTGCTAAATCTGCCTGAACCCGAAGTAGTCTCCTAA
- a CDS encoding photosystem II high light acclimation radical SAM protein, translating into MSTTEFIKNPIDLTRDRSGVSVGCDRILYIRLPCNPIFPIGVVYLSDHIHKIAPNVQQNIFDLGTVPPLDFYGALDRAIDKFQPNLLVFSWRDIQIYAPVGGRGGNPLQNAFEFYYAKNPFKKLRGAVNGLRLFTSYYTELWRNSQLIRRGLARARRYHPEARTVIGGGAVSVFYEQLGNILPKGTIISVGEGESLLERLVQGREIESDRCYVVGETKPRERLIHEQPAPIEKSACDYEYIESIWEDFNYYFRDRDFYIGVQTKRGCPHNCCYCIYTVIEGKQVRINPTDEVIKEMRTLYDRGVRNFWFTDAQFIPAKKFIDDAVELLEKVKASGMTDIHWAAYIRADNLTPYLCQLMVETGMSYFEIGITSGSQELVRKMRMGYNLKSVLQNCRDLKAAGFNELVSVNYSFNVIDETLETIRQTIAYHRELEAIFGADKVEPAIFFIGLQPHTHLEDYAFKNNILKPDYNPMSMMPWTAKKLLWNPEPLGSFFGEVCLEAWKRDDDDFGRTVMDILEERLGRAPLEEALAAPMKELVNV; encoded by the coding sequence ATGTCCACCACTGAGTTTATAAAAAATCCCATTGATTTAACGAGAGATCGATCTGGTGTATCTGTGGGCTGCGATCGCATTCTCTACATCCGCCTACCATGCAACCCGATTTTCCCGATTGGTGTAGTTTATTTGTCCGATCACATTCATAAGATTGCGCCCAATGTGCAGCAAAATATTTTTGATTTAGGTACTGTGCCACCCCTTGATTTTTATGGGGCGCTGGATCGAGCGATCGACAAGTTTCAACCAAATTTATTAGTATTCTCGTGGCGCGATATTCAGATTTATGCACCTGTGGGCGGACGCGGCGGTAATCCTCTGCAAAATGCCTTTGAGTTTTACTATGCCAAAAATCCTTTCAAGAAATTACGGGGAGCCGTGAATGGGCTGCGTCTATTTACCTCTTACTACACCGAACTTTGGCGCAATTCGCAGTTAATCAGACGCGGATTGGCTCGTGCGAGACGTTATCATCCCGAGGCTCGAACCGTTATCGGTGGCGGTGCGGTCAGTGTGTTCTATGAACAGCTAGGAAATATTTTGCCAAAGGGGACGATTATTTCTGTAGGTGAAGGCGAATCATTACTGGAGCGCTTAGTCCAAGGGCGAGAAATTGAAAGCGATCGCTGCTATGTGGTCGGTGAAACCAAGCCCCGTGAAAGATTAATCCACGAGCAACCTGCACCAATTGAAAAAAGTGCTTGCGATTACGAATACATCGAATCGATTTGGGAAGATTTTAATTACTATTTCCGCGATCGCGACTTTTATATTGGTGTCCAAACTAAGCGCGGCTGTCCCCATAACTGTTGTTACTGCATTTACACCGTCATCGAAGGCAAGCAAGTTCGGATCAATCCTACCGATGAAGTGATCAAGGAAATGCGGACACTTTACGATCGCGGTGTTCGCAATTTTTGGTTCACCGATGCTCAGTTTATTCCTGCCAAAAAATTCATTGATGATGCCGTTGAATTATTAGAAAAAGTCAAAGCATCGGGTATGACTGACATCCATTGGGCTGCCTATATTCGTGCGGACAATCTCACACCTTACCTCTGTCAGTTAATGGTGGAGACAGGCATGAGCTATTTTGAGATCGGCATCACTAGCGGTTCGCAGGAGCTTGTTCGCAAAATGCGAATGGGCTATAACCTCAAGTCTGTTTTACAAAATTGTCGTGATCTCAAAGCCGCAGGTTTTAATGAGTTGGTATCGGTTAACTATTCCTTCAATGTTATTGATGAAACCCTAGAGACAATTCGCCAGACGATCGCCTATCACCGCGAACTGGAGGCAATTTTTGGAGCCGACAAAGTGGAACCTGCCATCTTCTTCATTGGCTTACAACCCCATACACATTTGGAAGACTACGCCTTCAAAAATAACATTCTCAAACCTGACTACAATCCTATGAGCATGATGCCTTGGACAGCCAAGAAATTACTCTGGAATCCTGAGCCGCTTGGTTCTTTCTTTGGTGAAGTCTGTTTGGAAGCATGGAAGCGTGATGATGATGACTTCGGGCGCACAGTGATGGATATTCTAGAGGAGCGTCTTGGACGCGCACCATTGGAAGAAGCTCTCGCTGCACCAATGAAGGAACTAGTTAACGTCTAA
- a CDS encoding Uma2 family endonuclease → MVQAASPQVKYLSYEEYYAYDDGSEVCYELEDGELVAMPPESIFNSDVSRRLFFALGKFIPPHLLAYKEVSIEVSGRRARVRIPDLIILGEECRAALETTNRGTITHDMPPPLVVIEVVSAGHENEARDYRFKRSEYAARGIAEYWIVDPVRSQITLLSWVEGFYDESIYTGDMVIKSGVIPEIEINLSDILG, encoded by the coding sequence ATGGTTCAAGCCGCGAGTCCCCAAGTCAAGTATCTATCCTACGAAGAATACTATGCCTATGATGACGGCAGCGAAGTTTGCTATGAGCTAGAGGATGGAGAATTAGTTGCGATGCCCCCCGAATCAATTTTTAACTCTGATGTATCAAGACGACTGTTTTTTGCTTTAGGTAAATTTATTCCTCCTCACTTGTTAGCCTACAAGGAGGTTTCGATTGAGGTAAGTGGTCGTCGAGCAAGAGTCAGAATACCTGATCTGATCATTTTGGGGGAAGAATGTCGAGCGGCTCTAGAAACTACGAACAGAGGAACAATTACCCATGATATGCCACCGCCATTAGTGGTAATCGAGGTGGTGTCGGCTGGTCATGAAAATGAAGCAAGGGACTATCGTTTTAAGCGTTCCGAGTATGCAGCACGAGGGATAGCAGAATATTGGATTGTTGATCCTGTGCGTAGCCAGATTACGCTGCTGTCTTGGGTTGAAGGTTTTTATGATGAGTCTATCTATACTGGGGATATGGTGATTAAAAGTGGCGTGATACCAGAAATTGAGATTAACTTGAGTGATATTCTGGGTTAG
- a CDS encoding Era-like GTP-binding protein, with translation MQDYLQQVRDRLITYRNLFNQELKESELAEISFLEEKLDKCAIAIAVFGMVSRGKSSLINALLGQKLSETGAIHGITKDIAVYAWDILSPPTPLPKGEGRKKIQLRLIDTQGIDEVGGEVRGAIALEAAKQADLILFVIAGDMTRLEQEAIANLQKTYKPVLLVFNKTDLYPECDRVAIHQALQNVEMRKLISPQEIVLTSVEPKPVKVRIQYSDGRDSQEIWEQPKPDVQALKERILELLNTEGKELLAVNVLRSLLEIQNTVTQRYVQRLQASTAIASLVFIIEAIAVLISPLRWVDGLISGGITGLFVIWAIGRYPSQKKYLWLFLTVAIACMSGGLGINNEVTRYVQIIGLGLSLLFLFKSLITDIEQSRASGKLGAKTLITAIIQAVPEGSILQRLQNM, from the coding sequence ATGCAAGATTATCTCCAACAGGTGCGCGATCGCCTAATTACTTATCGCAATTTATTCAATCAAGAATTAAAGGAATCTGAGCTAGCAGAGATATCATTCCTTGAAGAGAAGCTAGATAAATGCGCGATCGCGATCGCAGTTTTTGGCATGGTGTCACGGGGGAAATCATCTTTAATTAATGCCTTGCTTGGGCAGAAGTTGAGTGAAACAGGAGCGATTCACGGAATCACTAAGGATATTGCTGTGTATGCGTGGGATATTCTCTCACCCCCAACCCCTCTCCCAAAAGGAGAGGGGAGAAAGAAAATTCAATTGCGATTAATTGATACTCAGGGTATTGATGAGGTGGGTGGTGAAGTGCGGGGAGCAATCGCCCTAGAAGCAGCGAAACAAGCGGATTTAATCTTGTTTGTGATTGCGGGGGATATGACGCGACTAGAACAAGAAGCGATCGCCAATCTTCAAAAAACCTATAAGCCAGTTTTATTGGTTTTCAATAAAACTGACCTTTATCCTGAGTGCGATCGCGTCGCAATTCATCAAGCATTGCAGAATGTTGAAATGCGTAAACTGATCTCACCCCAAGAGATTGTCTTAACATCGGTAGAACCAAAGCCTGTTAAGGTACGCATCCAATATAGTGATGGGCGCGATAGTCAAGAGATTTGGGAACAACCAAAACCTGATGTCCAAGCTTTAAAAGAGAGAATTCTGGAGTTGCTGAATACTGAAGGAAAAGAACTGCTAGCAGTAAATGTGTTGCGATCGCTGTTAGAAATTCAAAACACGGTTACACAGAGATATGTCCAAAGATTACAAGCATCAACAGCGATCGCCTCTCTAGTATTTATCATAGAGGCGATCGCTGTACTAATATCTCCTTTGCGATGGGTTGATGGTTTGATTAGTGGTGGGATTACGGGCTTATTTGTGATTTGGGCGATTGGTAGATATCCGAGTCAGAAGAAGTATTTATGGTTATTTTTGACTGTAGCGATCGCCTGTATGTCAGGAGGTTTGGGAATCAATAACGAAGTTACACGCTATGTTCAAATTATTGGTTTAGGCTTAAGTTTGTTGTTTCTATTTAAGAGCCTCATTACTGATATTGAACAGAGTCGCGCTTCTGGAAAGCTTGGTGCAAAAACGCTTATTACCGCGATTATTCAGGCTGTGCCTGAAGGCTCCATACTGCAAAGATTACAGAACATGTAA
- a CDS encoding FAD-dependent oxidoreductase, producing the protein MLFCTSIGLVVNLFKSLFRMSVDYDLVVIGMSASAHKLVNLAAQRKARVAWVWNQANDSYLNIAQNIAQINYILQLLKTKVGDRPKPERLKLSAQQIPSIIHNFCHEEIQEILQKNGVDVIVGACKFQSQAKNSYILEVSETSLSALSHDTSQRCLSSRAYAIAYDTPTPLRKIFGLADHNYITAHQLLHLQDLPNSIAVLGDDPDTCAIAQTLNFLGVHTSLITNSSHVLPNIDVAIARTLQAQLEAEGVEVYTSMQVTAVSKAEQDRSRIWLNNTTIDCDRLLVTSAPKEFDYPSDRHIYQCRNDQDIAKILNQTLQTSFWRSASMPTVPEITNVSTTPPLVQIGMTEVLARLKYKQVYVLDSYAENGLCKIICDRQGQILGASMFGDRARLVIEAIAIAMQGKVKIQDIGVLQELRITEQWTELHRNHAQLAKLKDWFNFRRDWNL; encoded by the coding sequence ATGCTGTTTTGTACTAGCATTGGTTTAGTCGTTAATTTATTTAAGAGCTTGTTTAGAATGTCGGTCGATTATGACCTTGTTGTAATTGGGATGAGCGCGTCTGCTCATAAATTAGTTAACCTTGCGGCTCAGCGTAAAGCTAGAGTTGCGTGGGTCTGGAATCAAGCAAATGACTCTTATCTAAATATTGCTCAGAATATTGCTCAGATTAATTATATTTTACAGTTATTAAAAACTAAGGTAGGGGATCGCCCAAAACCTGAGCGTTTAAAACTGTCTGCACAGCAAATCCCATCAATTATCCATAATTTTTGTCACGAGGAAATACAAGAGATATTGCAAAAAAATGGGGTTGATGTGATTGTTGGGGCATGTAAGTTTCAGAGCCAAGCAAAAAATTCATATATTTTAGAAGTTAGTGAAACTTCCCTTTCAGCATTATCCCACGATACTTCTCAGCGCTGCCTCAGTTCACGAGCCTATGCGATCGCCTATGACACCCCAACACCACTACGGAAAATCTTTGGACTTGCTGACCATAATTACATAACCGCACATCAGCTATTACATTTACAAGATTTACCAAACTCGATCGCCGTTTTAGGTGACGACCCCGATACTTGTGCGATCGCCCAAACCCTAAACTTTCTGGGTGTACATACAAGCTTAATTACCAATAGCAGCCATGTTTTACCAAATATTGATGTGGCGATCGCCCGTACTTTACAAGCCCAACTAGAAGCGGAAGGGGTGGAAGTATATACGTCAATGCAAGTAACGGCGGTAAGCAAGGCCGAGCAAGATCGTTCCAGAATTTGGCTAAATAACACAACTATAGATTGCGATCGCCTTTTAGTAACCTCAGCACCAAAAGAGTTTGACTATCCAAGCGATCGTCATATTTATCAATGTCGTAATGATCAAGATATCGCCAAGATTTTAAACCAGACCCTACAAACTAGTTTTTGGCGATCCGCATCTATGCCAACAGTTCCAGAAATTACTAATGTATCTACAACACCGCCACTCGTTCAGATTGGCATGACCGAAGTATTGGCAAGACTGAAGTATAAGCAAGTTTACGTTTTGGATAGCTATGCTGAGAATGGGTTATGTAAAATTATTTGCGATCGCCAAGGACAAATTCTTGGCGCAAGTATGTTTGGCGATCGTGCTCGGTTAGTGATAGAGGCAATCGCGATCGCTATGCAAGGCAAAGTCAAAATCCAAGATATTGGTGTCTTACAAGAGTTACGGATTACTGAGCAATGGACTGAACTTCATCGCAATCATGCCCAACTAGCCAAACTCAAAGACTGGTTTAATTTTCGCCGTGATTGGAACCTGTAA
- a CDS encoding PAS domain S-box protein, whose translation MLVQNSIYLDLAIDHCPLIIAPNRSVLDAINLMNQRIEAESIQPCDHILLAARASYVVVVDEQRLIGVFSERDVLQLVQKQVDLPSLQVINAISDRPMVIKRSQIQDLDSMLQILQYSQRRHLPVIDDSGNIIGVATKESILFAKSKLTEDTLANVEAQKRAVLTAIPDLIYRLSIDGIYLECFSSSYVTDLLPSDLDPISKHLSDVLPKELADRKLHLLRQAIATGEIQSFEQQWNIKGKIQYEEVQIVKVNEQEVLTIIRNISDRKRSEEALRESEMRFRSVFDSAAVGISLAALDGKHIAVNQSLCHMLGYTETELQVLTFQEITHPDDLDLDLYHYQKLLNNEIDSFHIEKRFRHKNGQFIWGLMSVSMVRDPQNQPMYDIALIQNINELKNTQQELSKLNQELEIRIEQRTLDLAESETRKQQILNAIPDLLLRLKLDGTCLDCMMPIFPDKEAFIPIKQNISEILAPSVLAEQLAVFNKAIAIGEVQIYEHKLRKYGEWVYEEVRISPCGEDEVLVLVRNISDRKRAEEALQLSNEKLLATNKELERVTRLKDEFLATMSHELRTPLNAILGISEGLLEQVFGELNQRQQNSLKTIQKSGQHLLELINDILDVAKIEAGMFTLEITSVSVRYLCESSLSFVKHQALQKNILLNLTIHDNMPKAIEIDERRMRQLLINLLSNAVKFTPKNGNVTLEAKLVNVAIGDTAVNTEAHFQEHSKTEIHFLVSDTGIGISQDDINKLFQPFMQIDSSLSRQYAGTGLGLNLVKKLAELHGGQVSVESKVGEGSCFTVNLPYESS comes from the coding sequence ATGCTAGTACAAAACAGCATTTATCTTGACCTAGCCATCGATCATTGCCCCCTCATAATTGCTCCAAACAGATCTGTATTAGACGCAATTAATTTGATGAATCAAAGGATTGAGGCTGAATCTATACAGCCCTGTGACCATATATTGCTAGCGGCTAGGGCAAGCTATGTTGTGGTGGTTGATGAGCAAAGGTTAATCGGAGTTTTTTCTGAACGGGACGTATTGCAGCTAGTGCAGAAGCAGGTAGATCTGCCATCTTTACAGGTGATTAATGCTATTTCAGATCGCCCAATGGTGATTAAGCGATCGCAAATTCAAGATTTGGATTCAATGCTCCAGATCTTGCAGTATTCTCAACGTCGCCATCTACCTGTAATTGATGACTCTGGCAACATCATCGGAGTAGCGACGAAGGAAAGTATTCTCTTTGCCAAGAGCAAGCTAACCGAAGATACTTTAGCGAATGTAGAAGCCCAAAAACGTGCAGTTTTAACGGCAATTCCCGATCTAATCTATCGCTTGAGTATTGATGGTATTTATTTGGAATGCTTCTCCAGTAGTTATGTTACGGATTTACTACCATCAGATCTTGATCCGATTAGCAAGCATCTTTCCGATGTTTTGCCTAAAGAATTAGCCGATCGCAAATTGCACTTACTCAGACAAGCGATCGCCACTGGAGAGATTCAGTCCTTTGAGCAGCAATGGAATATTAAGGGGAAAATACAATATGAAGAGGTGCAAATTGTAAAAGTCAATGAACAAGAAGTTTTGACAATTATTCGGAATATTAGCGATCGCAAGCGCTCCGAAGAAGCTTTACGCGAATCAGAAATGCGATTTAGAAGCGTATTTGACAGTGCGGCGGTAGGAATATCATTAGCTGCACTTGATGGAAAACATATTGCTGTCAACCAATCTTTATGCCACATGTTGGGATATACAGAGACGGAACTACAAGTGTTGACGTTTCAGGAAATCACCCATCCTGATGATCTCGATCTCGATCTTTATCACTATCAGAAACTACTTAACAATGAGATTGATAGTTTTCATATCGAGAAACGCTTTCGTCATAAAAATGGGCAATTTATTTGGGGATTAATGAGTGTTTCTATGGTTCGAGATCCCCAAAATCAACCGATGTATGATATTGCGCTAATTCAAAATATTAATGAACTGAAAAATACACAGCAGGAACTATCTAAACTCAATCAAGAATTAGAAATTAGAATTGAACAAAGAACCCTCGATCTTGCCGAAAGTGAAACTCGCAAACAACAGATACTCAATGCGATTCCCGATTTATTACTGCGGCTGAAACTAGATGGGACTTGTCTAGATTGTATGATGCCAATTTTTCCCGATAAGGAAGCTTTCATCCCAATCAAGCAAAATATTTCTGAAATTCTAGCGCCGTCAGTTCTTGCGGAACAATTGGCTGTTTTTAATAAGGCGATCGCCATAGGTGAGGTACAAATCTATGAGCATAAGTTGCGAAAGTATGGCGAATGGGTTTATGAGGAAGTGCGGATCAGTCCCTGTGGTGAAGATGAAGTTTTAGTCTTAGTAAGAAATATCAGCGATCGTAAACGTGCCGAAGAAGCTCTCCAGTTGAGTAATGAAAAACTTCTCGCCACAAATAAAGAACTAGAACGAGTTACCCGTCTTAAGGATGAATTTCTTGCCACGATGAGCCATGAACTAAGAACTCCACTCAATGCCATTTTAGGAATTTCTGAAGGTTTACTTGAGCAAGTTTTTGGTGAACTTAATCAGCGACAACAAAACTCATTAAAAACGATTCAAAAAAGTGGTCAACATCTTCTAGAACTAATTAACGATATTCTCGATGTAGCCAAAATTGAAGCAGGAATGTTTACGCTAGAAATAACATCAGTCTCAGTACGCTATTTATGCGAGAGTAGCCTTAGCTTTGTCAAACACCAAGCTTTACAAAAAAATATTCTATTAAATCTGACAATTCATGACAATATGCCAAAGGCGATCGAGATTGATGAGCGCCGAATGCGTCAGTTGCTAATTAACTTGTTGAGTAATGCCGTCAAATTTACGCCTAAAAATGGGAATGTCACCCTAGAAGCCAAGTTAGTCAATGTTGCCATAGGTGACACAGCCGTAAATACCGAAGCACATTTTCAAGAACATTCTAAAACTGAGATTCATTTTTTGGTGTCTGATACTGGTATTGGTATTTCCCAAGATGATATCAATAAATTATTTCAGCCTTTTATGCAGATTGATAGTAGTCTCAGTCGGCAGTATGCAGGTACGGGGTTAGGTTTAAATTTGGTCAAGAAACTTGCTGAACTTCACGGGGGACAAGTAAGTGTTGAAAGTAAAGTCGGCGAAGGTAGTTGCTTTACTGTTAATTTGCCCTATGAAAGTAGCTAA